One Brassica napus cultivar Da-Ae chromosome C4, Da-Ae, whole genome shotgun sequence genomic region harbors:
- the LOC106390331 gene encoding 60S ribosomal protein L2, mitochondrial, whose product MSALVALCRARASASSSSLFNSLVRPAFRSFSTGFGDVQNKTLVAEMEEKMLHMDINSMIGSSMPLGMMRIGTIINNIEINPGQGAKLVRAAGTNAKILKEPASGKCLIKLPSGDTRWINARCRATIGTVSNPSHGVKKLYKAGQSRWLGIRPKVRGVAMNPCDHPHGGGEGKSKSSGSRGRTSVSPWGKPCKGGYKSASVKKKKKRLAAREAKM is encoded by the exons ATGTCGGCCCTTGTGGCGCTATGCAGAGCTCGagcttctgcttcttcttcttctctattcAACAGCCTTGTTCGTCCAGCATTTCGTAGCTTTTCCACAG gtTTTGGTGATGTGCAGAACAAAACGCTGGTGGCAGAGATGGAAGAAAAGATGCTCCACATGGACATCAACTCAATGATAGGAAGCTCCATGCCACTAGGAATGATGCGCATAGGAACAATCATCAACAACATCGAGATAAACCCTGGCCAAGGCGCCAAGCTAGTCCGAGCCGCAGGAACAAACGCCAAGATCCTCAAGGAGCCTGCTTCAGGGAAGTGCTTGATAAAGCTTCCTTCAGGTGACACCAGGTGGATCAACGCCAGGTGCCGCGCCACCATCGGTACAGTCTCGAACCCGTCTCACGGAGTTAAGAAGCTGTATAAAGCAGGACAGAGCAGGTGGCTGGGGATAAGACCCAAAGTGAGAGGAGTGGCTATGAATCCGTGTGATCATCCTCACGGTGGTGGTGAAGGGAAGAGCAAAAGTAGTGGAAGCAGAGGGAGGACGTCGGTTAGCCCCTGGGGGAAGCCGTGCAAAGGTGGTTACAAGTCTGCTAgtgtcaagaagaagaagaagagattggCTGCTAGAGAAGCCAAGATGTGA
- the LOC125585042 gene encoding uncharacterized protein LOC125585042 — MRHKRRFQQRLLFLQFLAIVEMVDDDFSDLWLMSKRFLPTTSVISTTESNYHRDEVLRRQLPEQRIYNIGYRIIKTPHLFISFLANLLSFCWRFFLFHSMADNIRRAFQDIDLGINDAPFVLPPEIVRQAEEENRFILIDRPVMPRRQNLRAIIATMPRNWGLEGLARGRIIEHRRFQFVFPSEEAMETVIRRGPWAFADRMLVLQCWTPLMDLALLDFIPFWIQIRGIPFQYMNREVIVSIARTMGQYIQMDYNEENESRLDFVRVRINWNIINPLRFQRNYQFVLGINTTLRFQYERLRGFCELCGMLTHDSGACVINNGGPGQADEDDDDDDDDSGEDNEAPELVPNQGVIIEEVNDEEEHHDDAEDGGNEQEANEETVQDDMEEEEKEDELWNGSGMRTMFTDEAITEEMYNPIDPFGIKTDREVGIKRKAWMSEANGNTARLTNAERGETSGTRNTKRSKVLYPINGTQSENEEDSESENFSGLGGAVGPEPPLPP, encoded by the coding sequence ATGCGACACAAAAGGCGATTCCAACAACGGTTACTTTTCCTGCAATTTCTCGCCATTGTAGAGATGGTTGATGATGATTTTTCGGACTTGTGGTTGATGTCTAAACGATTTCTACCCACGACGTCAGTTATCTCCACGACGGAATCAAATTACCATCGTGATGAAGTGTTACGAAGACAGTTACCAGAACAGAGGATATATAATATTGGTTACAGAATAATCAAAACTCCACATTTGTTTATTTCCTTTCTGGCAAATCTGCTTTCCTTCTGTTGGAGATTCTTTCTCTTCCACTCAATGGCAGACAACATACGTCGAGCCTTTCAAGACATTGATTTAGGCATCAATGATGCCCCTTTTGTTCTTCCACCGGAGATCGTCCGCCAAGCCGAAGAAGAAAACCGTTTCATCCTTATCGACCGACCAGTCATGCCCCGCCGCCAAAATCTTCGTGCGATCATTGCCACCATGCCCAGAAATTGGGGACTTGAAGGACTGGCCAGAGGGCGAATTATCGAACACCGTCGCTTCCAATTTGTCTTCCCCTCGGAAGAGGCGATGGAGACTGTCATCAGAAGAGGACCGTGGGCCTTCGCAGATCGAATGTTGGTACTACAATGCTGGACCCCGTTAATGGATTTAGCCTTGCTCGATTTTATTCCTTTCTGGATCCAAATCCGAGGGATCCCGTTTCAATACATGAACCGTGAAGTCATCGTTTCAATTGCGCGTACAATGGGCCAGTACATCCAAATGGATTACAATGAAGAGAATGAGAGTCGTTTGGATTTCGTCAGAGTCAGAATTAACTGGAACATCATCAATCCACTACGTTTCCAAAGGAACTATCAATTTGTTCTGGGCATCAACACTACCCTCCGATTCCAATATGAACGGCTCCGTGGATTCTGCGAACTCTGCGGAATGCTCACTCACGATTCTGGAGCATGTGTCATCAACAATGGCGGCCCGGGTCAAgcagatgaagatgatgatgatgatgatgatgatagtgGAGAGGATAATGAGGCTCCTGAGCTTGTGCCAAACCAAGGGGTAATAATTGAAGAAGTTAATGATGAGGAAGAACATCACGATGATGCTGAAGATGGAGGCAATGAGCAAGAAGCAAATGAAGAGACAGTACAAGACGAtatggaggaagaagagaaagaggatgAACTGTGGAATGGTTCAGGCATGCGTACGATGTTTACAGATGAAGCCATCACTGAGGAGATGTACAACCCAATTGATCCTTTTGGAATCAAAACTGACAGAGAAGTTGGGATAAAGAGGAAGGCGTGGATGTCAGAGGCTAATGGGAACACAGCCAGGCTCACTAATGCAGAACGAGGAGAGACAAGCGGCACAAGGAACACCAAACGCTCGAAGGTGTTATATCCTATTAATGGCACTCAAAGTGAGAATGAAGAAGATTCAGAGTCAGAGAACTTTTCTGGTTTGGGAGGCGCGGTGGGCCCAGAACCACCTCTTCCACCATGA